A single genomic interval of Eurosta solidaginis isolate ZX-2024a chromosome 3, ASM4086904v1, whole genome shotgun sequence harbors:
- the CSN4 gene encoding COP9 signalosome complex subunit 4 — protein sequence MAIGTGALRTQLMVLANFSGTHKEHADKYRQLLMTVLNNTGNELVDTLKLFVEAIVNEHVSLVISRQILNDVSNSLCKLSDDISRQVSHFTLEKVQPRVISFEEQVAGIRQHLADIYERNLQWRDAANVLVGIPLETGQKQYPVGYKLKTYLKIASLFLKDDDSAQAEFYINRASLLQTETTDEDLQVLYKKCYAHVLDYRRKFIEAAQRYNELSYRKTMSESDRMDALRSALICTVLASAGQQRSRMLATLFKDERCQQLPAYAILEKMYLDRIIRRSELKEFEALLQPHQKAITVDGSSILDRAVFEHNLLSASKLYNNITFEELGALLDIPAAKAENIASQMITEERMNGHIDQISGLVHFESREVLPQWDRQIQSLCYQVNSIIEKIAAAEPNWMTNTLDSMN from the exons ATGGCTATTGGAACTGGTGCTTTGCGTACGCAGCTTATGGTACTTGCCAATTTCTCCGGTACTCACAAAGAGCACGCAGACAAATACCGGCAATTATTGATGACGGTACTCAATAACACCGGCAACGAACTAGTGGACACACTTAAATTATTTGTAGAAGCTATAGTTAATGAACATGTCAGTTTGGTAATTTCCCGACAAATCCTCAATGATGTTAGCAACTCCTTGTGTAAACTGTCGGATGACATTTCAAGGCAAGTGTCTCATTTTACATTAGAAAAAGTGCAACCACGCGTTATATCCTTTGAGGAGCAAGTTGCCGGTATACGTCAGCATTTGGCTGATATCTACGAACGGAATTTACAATGGCGTGATGCCGCTAATGTCTTAGTCGGTATACCATTGGAAACGGGTCAGAAACAATACCCTGTGGGCTACAAACTGAAAACATATTTGAAAATTGCTAGCCTTTTTTTGAAAGATGACGATTCGGCACAAGCCGAGTTTTATATAAATCGCGCATCCTTATTGCAAACAGAGACAACGGATGAAGACTTACAg GTGCTTTACAAAAAATGTTATGCACATGTACTCGACTATCGTCGAAAATTCATTGAGGCTGCACAACGTTATAACGAATTATCGTATCGCAAAACAATGAGCGAAAGTGATCGCATGGATGCATTGAGGAGTGCTCTGATTTGTACCGTATTAGCTTCTGCAGGACAACAACGTTCTCGGATGCTCGCAACGCTTTTTAAAGACGAACGTTGTCAACAATTACCAGCTTATGCTATacttgaaaaaatgtatttggatcgcataatcaGGCGGTCGGAATTAAAAGAATTCGAGGCATTACTTCAACCACATCAAAAGGCTATAACTGTTGATGGTTCATCTATATTAGATCGTGCTGTGTTTGAACATAATTTACTATCAGCTAGTAAATTGTATAACAATATTACATTTGAAGAGCTGGGTGCACTACTAGATATACCCGCTGCGAAAGCTGAAAATATTGCTTCTCAAATGATTACTGAGGAGCGTATGAATGGACATATTGATCAAATATCAGGGCTTGTTCATTTTGAAAGCCGCGAGGTGCTGCCACAATGGGATCGTCAAATACAGTCGTTGTGTTATCAAGTTAATTCAATTATTGAGAAGATAGCAGCAGCTGAGCCGAATTGGATGACAAACACATTAGATTCCATGAATTGA